A region from the Methanofollis sp. genome encodes:
- a CDS encoding methylated-DNA--[protein]-cysteine S-methyltransferase has product MGVQEGSCPFGLWHVHVVWSGDRVLQVRFGRSPAPAPAPAPFFRYLAGDHDALVGLRSAAVEGDSVYARIYRAVQAVPYGETATYGEVAARVGTAARVVGNAMRANPTPLVVPCHRVVAKGGIGGFSPSVDLKRTLLAMEAGRRIS; this is encoded by the coding sequence ATGGGAGTGCAGGAAGGAAGTTGCCCCTTCGGGCTCTGGCATGTCCATGTCGTCTGGTCAGGAGACCGCGTCCTCCAGGTGCGGTTCGGGCGGTCGCCTGCCCCGGCACCCGCACCGGCTCCCTTTTTTCGGTACCTTGCCGGCGACCACGACGCCCTCGTCGGCCTTCGGAGCGCGGCAGTCGAGGGGGACTCCGTCTATGCACGGATCTACAGGGCGGTGCAGGCGGTCCCGTACGGGGAGACGGCAACCTACGGGGAGGTCGCTGCACGGGTGGGAACGGCGGCGCGGGTCGTCGGCAACGCGATGCGGGCCAACCCGACACCCCTCGTCGTCCCCTGCCACCGGGTGGTGGCGAAGGGCGGGATCGGCGGGTTCTCCCCGTCGGTTGATCTGAAGCGGACCCTCCTTGCCATGGAGGCGGGAAGACGGATATCTTAA
- a CDS encoding ATP-dependent DNA helicase, translated as MDPLDDWFPYPAFRPNQREMLAFAAETARSGGIAMIDAPTGSGKSSVVSALLAERNGRKVIVAVRTISQLATFIRELALVRKKQPSLTFSYLVGKGSMCPLGGEGDPYRRCEGVKAFSSALMRERAQKGSLVPSEDRTIQDQIRHLDPEHPLICPYFIRSKVFVRGDEESALRMASSVTLRQKADRVKSEAIAPENLKSFCSGMCPYETMMQAARGADVLICNFHHLFNDEIRDQLYATLDVEPKDVLLLIDEAHNCGDVVEGIQSVVLEDEMLGQAMTELAHLSRTMKDVNAVRQILPNIETFMEALRRSEKGEDWFDPGIFHRSVVRGSLYKNLEEIVGDLSRIAERISEKNKSAGVYKESAIERLTDFMYRVFRAGADPTFLTLYRSAEGKVELEVRNIDPGEKLQEIGQAHAACILISGTLSPLDAYRKYYFGDIPVQTLSLPNSFPKENRLVACGRDVTTAYRMRQNKQNTERIVEYIRAFAHARGNLAVYFPSYQILNTYAQLCGGRINGKEIFTEPKESREATASLKEFVSLPQKGRAGILFAVCGGKWSEGLDYRGEMLRGAMVVGLPLAPYNSVRKMVIEYYKHKFGREGEFISYTLPAINRATQALGRVLRTPEDTGVLVLAEERFLDSGVFAGLPPWMQQEMERCDVVRFRELVAKWK; from the coding sequence ATGGACCCGCTTGATGACTGGTTCCCGTATCCGGCCTTCCGCCCCAACCAGCGCGAGATGCTGGCATTTGCCGCGGAGACCGCGCGGTCCGGCGGGATCGCCATGATCGACGCCCCGACAGGGAGCGGGAAGTCGAGCGTCGTCTCGGCCCTCCTCGCCGAGCGCAACGGGCGCAAGGTGATCGTGGCGGTGCGGACGATCTCGCAACTCGCCACCTTCATCAGGGAACTCGCCCTTGTCAGGAAGAAGCAGCCTTCGCTGACGTTCTCGTACCTTGTCGGCAAGGGCTCGATGTGCCCGCTCGGCGGCGAGGGCGATCCGTACAGGCGGTGCGAGGGCGTCAAGGCCTTCTCCTCGGCACTGATGCGGGAGAGGGCGCAGAAGGGCTCGCTCGTCCCCTCGGAGGACCGGACGATCCAGGACCAGATCCGGCACCTGGACCCGGAGCACCCCCTCATCTGCCCGTACTTTATCAGGAGCAAGGTGTTTGTGCGGGGCGACGAGGAGAGCGCCCTGCGGATGGCGTCGTCCGTGACTCTCAGGCAGAAGGCCGACAGGGTGAAGAGCGAGGCGATCGCCCCGGAGAACCTGAAGTCCTTCTGCAGCGGCATGTGCCCGTACGAGACGATGATGCAGGCGGCGCGGGGGGCCGACGTCCTCATCTGCAACTTCCACCACCTCTTCAACGACGAGATCAGGGACCAGCTCTACGCAACCCTCGACGTCGAGCCCAAAGACGTCCTCCTCCTCATCGACGAGGCCCACAACTGCGGCGACGTCGTGGAGGGGATCCAGAGCGTCGTCCTGGAGGACGAGATGCTCGGGCAGGCGATGACCGAACTCGCCCACCTCTCGCGGACCATGAAGGACGTGAACGCCGTCCGCCAGATCCTCCCCAATATCGAGACATTCATGGAGGCCCTCAGGCGCTCGGAGAAGGGGGAGGACTGGTTCGACCCCGGGATCTTTCATCGGTCGGTGGTCAGGGGTTCGCTGTACAAAAATCTCGAAGAGATCGTCGGCGACCTCTCCAGGATCGCCGAACGCATCTCCGAGAAGAACAAGAGCGCCGGGGTCTACAAGGAGAGCGCGATCGAGCGCCTCACCGACTTCATGTACAGGGTCTTCCGGGCCGGGGCCGACCCGACCTTCCTCACCCTGTACCGCTCTGCCGAGGGGAAGGTGGAACTGGAGGTGCGGAACATCGATCCCGGCGAGAAACTCCAGGAGATCGGGCAGGCTCACGCCGCCTGCATCCTCATCTCCGGCACTCTCTCGCCCCTCGACGCCTACAGGAAGTACTACTTCGGCGACATCCCTGTGCAGACCCTCTCCCTCCCGAACAGTTTCCCGAAGGAGAACCGTCTCGTCGCCTGCGGTCGGGATGTCACCACCGCCTACAGGATGCGCCAGAACAAACAGAACACCGAGAGGATCGTCGAGTACATCAGGGCGTTCGCCCATGCCCGCGGCAACCTCGCGGTCTACTTCCCCTCGTACCAGATCCTGAACACCTACGCGCAACTCTGCGGCGGCCGGATCAACGGGAAAGAGATCTTTACCGAGCCGAAGGAGTCCAGGGAGGCGACGGCCTCCCTGAAGGAGTTCGTCTCCCTCCCGCAGAAAGGGCGGGCGGGTATCCTCTTTGCCGTCTGCGGCGGCAAGTGGAGCGAGGGCCTCGACTACCGCGGCGAGATGCTCCGCGGGGCGATGGTCGTCGGCCTCCCACTCGCTCCCTACAACAGTGTCAGGAAGATGGTGATCGAGTACTACAAGCACAAGTTCGGGCGCGAGGGCGAGTTCATCTCGTACACCCTCCCCGCGATCAACAGGGCCACCCAGGCCCTCGGCCGGGTGCTGCGGACACCGGAGGACACCGGTGTCCTGGTGCTCGCGGAGGAGCGCTTCCTGGACTCGGGCGTCTTCGCCGGCCTCCCTCCCTGGATGCAGCAGGAGATGGAGAGGTGCGACGTCGTCAGGTTCAGGGAACTCGTGGCGAAGTGGAAGTAG
- a CDS encoding mechanosensitive ion channel domain-containing protein has product MAKGDVAIFIALLLTAGLFWAADRLYPDLLLEKLALTVFTVAVIHLLLRLGAERVLTRAVRSEIARYSVRKAVSIISLVLILAVVIRIWVENPQTLLLSYGIIAAGLAIALQDVFKDFVGSLIILIARPFSIGDRVEIDGHAGDVIDIGLLNTVLMEIGGWVSGDQPNGRITSVPNSAIISGAVSNYTRNFTFLWDEVTVPIAYGGDWEEAAETFLAIAREETGEAVHAAGEEIDRIRQEYYLTRRSVEPMTFVALTDNWVGVTVRYIAPVMERRAVKDRISRAVLAAAEASESFRVASATLEIGGALAVRSQPISTRMPTGRPGEREDGPGNCRPSGE; this is encoded by the coding sequence ATGGCAAAAGGGGACGTCGCCATATTTATCGCGCTCCTTCTCACCGCAGGGCTTTTCTGGGCGGCCGACAGGCTCTACCCCGACCTGCTCCTGGAAAAGCTCGCGCTCACCGTCTTCACCGTCGCCGTCATCCACCTCCTCCTCAGGCTCGGCGCCGAGAGGGTGCTGACCAGGGCGGTCAGGTCTGAGATAGCACGGTACTCGGTGAGGAAGGCGGTGTCCATCATCTCCCTCGTCCTGATCCTCGCGGTGGTGATCAGGATCTGGGTCGAGAACCCCCAGACCCTCCTTCTCTCGTACGGGATCATCGCCGCCGGCCTTGCCATCGCCCTCCAGGACGTCTTCAAGGACTTTGTCGGGAGCCTGATCATCCTCATCGCCCGGCCCTTCAGCATCGGCGACAGGGTCGAGATAGACGGACACGCCGGGGACGTGATCGATATCGGCCTTCTGAACACCGTGCTGATGGAGATCGGCGGGTGGGTCTCGGGCGACCAGCCGAACGGCCGCATCACCTCTGTCCCGAACAGCGCCATCATCTCCGGGGCGGTGAGCAACTATACCCGGAACTTCACCTTCCTCTGGGACGAGGTCACGGTCCCGATCGCGTATGGGGGCGACTGGGAGGAGGCGGCAGAGACATTTCTCGCCATCGCACGGGAGGAGACAGGGGAGGCGGTCCATGCGGCCGGAGAGGAGATCGACCGGATCAGGCAGGAGTACTATCTCACCAGGCGGAGCGTCGAGCCCATGACCTTCGTCGCCCTCACCGACAACTGGGTCGGGGTGACGGTGCGGTACATCGCCCCGGTGATGGAGAGGAGGGCCGTGAAGGACAGGATCAGCCGGGCCGTCCTCGCGGCGGCAGAGGCGTCGGAGAGTTTCAGGGTCGCAAGCGCCACCCTGGAGATCGGCGGGGCCCTCGCGGTCAGGTCACAACCTATATCTACCCGGATGCCGACCGGCAGGCCGGGGGAGAGAGAGGATGGACCTGGGAACTGCCGTCCCTCTGGGGAATGA